A single region of the Raphanus sativus cultivar WK10039 chromosome 1, ASM80110v3, whole genome shotgun sequence genome encodes:
- the LOC108851702 gene encoding uncharacterized protein LOC108851702 produces MSPPPRSRITENQGQANQGRRRGWDSSSESDEKDRRRKKTRYTDSDESSDEYEISGDEQHNKSKIKRRNKHGFDEEDSRRRRSKKKMKSSSRKRRGGDTRKRRYTDSDDGSLKAKLEEKVKEPQLDQEESNKKALAPEDEEEDAVVGPMPLPKPGGHIRNYHGRDLRPGEGDAIAQYVQQGKRIPRRGEVGLNADEIQRFEDLGYVMSGSRHQRMNAIRIRKENQVYSAEDKRALAMFNYEEKAKREAKVMSDLSRLVQRHMGQELGPNHDPFGSGKTDGPDD; encoded by the coding sequence ATGTCGCCTCCGCCTCGGAGCCGGATCACGGAGAATCAAGGGCAGGCGAATCAAGGTCGGCGTAGAGGATGGGATTCGTCATCGGAATCGGATGAGAAAGATAGGAGACGGAAGAAGACAAGATACACTGATTCTGATGAGAGCAGCGATGAATATGAGATTAGTGGTGATGAACAACACAACAAGTCAAAGATCAAGAGGCGGAATAAGCATGGATTTGATGAGGAAGatagcagaagaagaagaagtaagaagaagatgaaaagtaGTAGTAGAAAGAGGCGAGGAGGAGATACAAGGAAGAGGAGATACACCGATTCTGATGATGGTTCTCTCAAGGCAAAACTTGAAGAAAAGGTCAAGGAACCTCAGCTTGATCAAGAGGAATCGAACAAGAAAGCTTTAGCtcctgaagatgaagaagaagatgctgtGGTGGGTCCAATGCCTTTGCCTAAACCTGGAGGACACATCAGAAACTACCACGGTCGTGATTTAAGACCTGGTGAAGGAGACGCTATAGCACAGTATGTGCAGCAAGGGAAACGTATCCCACGTAGAGGAGAAGTTGGTCTTAACGCTGATGAGATTCAGAGGTTTGAGGATCTTGGGTACGTCATGAGTGGGAGTAGGCATCAAAGGATGAATGCCATTCGTATCAGAAAGGAGAACCAGGTTTATAGTGCTGAGGACAAACGGGCGCTGGCTATGTTTAACTATGAGGAGAAGGCCAAGCGTGAGGCTAAGGTCATGTCTGATCTTTCCAGGCTTGTGCAGCGCCATATGGGACAAGAGTTGGGTCCCAATCATGACCCTTTTGGTTCTGGAAAGACTGATGGACCTGATGACTGA